The Zalophus californianus isolate mZalCal1 chromosome 7, mZalCal1.pri.v2, whole genome shotgun sequence genome includes a region encoding these proteins:
- the STX11 gene encoding syntaxin-11 isoform X1: MELQEEDEMDKEKEKKIMSQPQSKMKDRLAELVELTKNYDQQFPDGDDDLDSPHEDIVFETDHILESLYRDIQDLQNENQQLMTDVKRLGKQNARFLTSMRRLSSIKRDTNSIAKDIKARGENIHRKLRAMKALSEEAEARHGPNSAVARIWQAQFSALTRTFQSAMHQYNQAEMKQRHNCKIRIQRQLEIMGKDVSGEQIEDMFEQGKWDVFSENLLADVKGARAALNEIESRHRELLRLESRIRDVHELFLQMAVLLEEQADPLNVIELNVKRTLDYTGQAKAQVRKAVQYKKNPCRTLCGCCCPCLN, from the coding sequence GCAAGATGAAGGACCGGCTAGCCGAACTTGTGGAGTTAACCAAGAACTATGACCAGCAGTTCCCAGACGGGGACGATGACTTGGACTCGCCCCACGAGGACATAGTGTTCGAGACGGACCACATCCTGGAGTCCTTGTACAGAGACATCCAGGACCTTCAGAATGAAAACCAGCAGCTGATGACCGACGTGAAGCGGCTGGGAAAGCAGAACGCCCGCTTCCTCACGTCCATGCGGCGCCTCAGCAGCATCAAGCGCGACACCAACTCGATTGCCAAGGACATCAAGGCCCGGGGAGAGAACATCCACCGCAAGCTGCGGGCCATGAAGGCGCTGAGCGAGGAGGCGGAGGCCCGGCACGGCCCCAACTCGGCGGTGGCGCGCATCTGGCAGGCGCAGTTCAGCGCGCTCACCCGCACCTTCCAGAGCGCCATGCACCAGTACAACCAGGCCGAGATGAAGCAGCGCCACAACTGCAAGATCCGCATCCAGCGCCAGCTGGAGATCATGGGCAAGGACGTGTCGGGCGAGCAGATCGAGGACATGTTCGAGCAGGGCAAGTGGGACGTGTTCTCTGAGAACTTGCTAGCCGACGTGAAGGGCGCGCGGGCGGCCCTCAACGAGATCGAGAGCCGCCACCGCGAGCTGCTGCGGCTGGAGAGCCGCATCCGCGACGTGCACGAGCTCTTCCTGCAGATGGCGGtgctgctggaggagcaggcAGACCCGCTGAACGTCATCGAGCTCAATGTGAAGAGGACCCTCGACTACACCGGCCAGGCCAAGGCGCAGGTGCGCAAGGCGGTGCAGTACAAGAAGAACCCCTGCCGGACCCTCTGCggctgctgctgcccctgcctcAACTAG
- the STX11 gene encoding syntaxin-11 isoform X2 → MKDRLAELVELTKNYDQQFPDGDDDLDSPHEDIVFETDHILESLYRDIQDLQNENQQLMTDVKRLGKQNARFLTSMRRLSSIKRDTNSIAKDIKARGENIHRKLRAMKALSEEAEARHGPNSAVARIWQAQFSALTRTFQSAMHQYNQAEMKQRHNCKIRIQRQLEIMGKDVSGEQIEDMFEQGKWDVFSENLLADVKGARAALNEIESRHRELLRLESRIRDVHELFLQMAVLLEEQADPLNVIELNVKRTLDYTGQAKAQVRKAVQYKKNPCRTLCGCCCPCLN, encoded by the coding sequence ATGAAGGACCGGCTAGCCGAACTTGTGGAGTTAACCAAGAACTATGACCAGCAGTTCCCAGACGGGGACGATGACTTGGACTCGCCCCACGAGGACATAGTGTTCGAGACGGACCACATCCTGGAGTCCTTGTACAGAGACATCCAGGACCTTCAGAATGAAAACCAGCAGCTGATGACCGACGTGAAGCGGCTGGGAAAGCAGAACGCCCGCTTCCTCACGTCCATGCGGCGCCTCAGCAGCATCAAGCGCGACACCAACTCGATTGCCAAGGACATCAAGGCCCGGGGAGAGAACATCCACCGCAAGCTGCGGGCCATGAAGGCGCTGAGCGAGGAGGCGGAGGCCCGGCACGGCCCCAACTCGGCGGTGGCGCGCATCTGGCAGGCGCAGTTCAGCGCGCTCACCCGCACCTTCCAGAGCGCCATGCACCAGTACAACCAGGCCGAGATGAAGCAGCGCCACAACTGCAAGATCCGCATCCAGCGCCAGCTGGAGATCATGGGCAAGGACGTGTCGGGCGAGCAGATCGAGGACATGTTCGAGCAGGGCAAGTGGGACGTGTTCTCTGAGAACTTGCTAGCCGACGTGAAGGGCGCGCGGGCGGCCCTCAACGAGATCGAGAGCCGCCACCGCGAGCTGCTGCGGCTGGAGAGCCGCATCCGCGACGTGCACGAGCTCTTCCTGCAGATGGCGGtgctgctggaggagcaggcAGACCCGCTGAACGTCATCGAGCTCAATGTGAAGAGGACCCTCGACTACACCGGCCAGGCCAAGGCGCAGGTGCGCAAGGCGGTGCAGTACAAGAAGAACCCCTGCCGGACCCTCTGCggctgctgctgcccctgcctcAACTAG